From a region of the Mycolicibacterium sp. MU0050 genome:
- a CDS encoding endonuclease/exonuclease/phosphatase family protein has product MIDSAVRTARTRRRWPNLIAGWLGLACAAAAAVGVLVHFLGPVSTTVTLLASFSPLAILGALLAVALLVAARWWVAAAMAAVVAAAGVSAQLPLYLGAPASVASEAPTITLLQANIRLGEADADALVERVRRNQVDVLTVSELTEEAVGRLAAAGIAELLPFAHLEPKMGGSGAGIYARHPLTEPTVLPELVHNNLRAVMTVPGAEPVAVYALHPVPPYPEPAWRWATDLERIGAVFAAESRPLIVGADFNSTYDHRRYRDLVSAGTTADGELLDAAEHLGAGIVATYPADRWHPPALAIDRILTRGATPLTFVRVDLPGSDHHGVLAEVRLEPRGD; this is encoded by the coding sequence GTGATCGATTCCGCGGTGCGGACGGCCCGCACGAGGCGCCGGTGGCCCAATCTGATCGCGGGTTGGTTGGGGCTGGCGTGCGCGGCTGCGGCGGCCGTCGGCGTCCTGGTGCATTTTCTCGGCCCGGTCAGCACCACCGTGACGTTGCTGGCTTCCTTCAGTCCGCTGGCCATCCTGGGTGCACTGCTGGCGGTGGCGTTGTTGGTCGCCGCGCGCTGGTGGGTGGCGGCCGCGATGGCCGCGGTCGTTGCGGCCGCGGGGGTGAGCGCCCAACTTCCGCTCTACCTCGGAGCGCCCGCGTCGGTGGCCTCCGAGGCACCGACGATCACCCTGTTGCAGGCCAATATTCGGCTGGGTGAGGCGGACGCGGACGCCCTCGTGGAGCGGGTCCGCCGCAACCAGGTGGACGTGCTGACCGTGTCGGAGCTGACCGAGGAGGCGGTGGGCCGGTTGGCGGCGGCGGGCATTGCGGAGTTGTTGCCGTTCGCCCATCTCGAGCCGAAGATGGGCGGATCTGGTGCCGGCATCTATGCGCGGCACCCGCTCACCGAGCCGACGGTGCTGCCGGAATTGGTGCACAACAACCTACGCGCCGTGATGACGGTGCCCGGGGCGGAACCCGTTGCGGTGTACGCCCTGCATCCGGTGCCGCCGTACCCTGAGCCGGCGTGGCGGTGGGCAACGGATCTGGAACGGATCGGCGCCGTGTTCGCCGCGGAGTCGAGGCCCCTGATCGTGGGCGCGGACTTCAACTCCACCTACGACCATCGGCGTTACCGGGACTTGGTGTCCGCGGGGACCACCGCAGACGGGGAATTGCTCGATGCCGCGGAGCATCTCGGTGCGGGGATCGTGGCGACCTATCCCGCTGACAGGTGGCATCCGCCGGCGTTGGCCATCGACCGGATCCTCACCCGCGGCGCCACCCCGCTGACCTTCGTCCGGGTCGACCTGCCCGGCTCCGACCACCACGGGGTGCTCGCCGAGGTGCGACTCGAACCGCGCGGCGACTAG
- a CDS encoding RsmB/NOP family class I SAM-dependent RNA methyltransferase encodes MTERRPPRRGRTARRPLDPARRAAFDVLRAVSERDAYANLALPALLAERQITGRDAAFATELTYGTCRSRGLLDAVIVAAANRPVERIDPVLLDLLRLGAYQLLRTRVEQHAAVSTTVEQAGIEFDSARAGFVNGVLRTISAKDEAGWVAELAPAAAVDPVGHLAFAHSHPRWIAQAFSDALGARAGELEALLVSDNERPGVHLAARPGALTAAELATAVDGVVGEYSPYAVHLAGGDPGRLDAIRAGQALVQDEGSQLVARAVTSAALDGADQGRWLDLCAGPGGKTALLAALAAQQGATVTAVEPAPRRAEMVEENTRGLAVEVLRVDGRDTGLEPGFDRVLVDAPCTGLGALRRRPEARWRRQPGDIPELTKLQRELLASAIALTRPGGVVVYATCSPHLAETAGIVADALRRQPVVALDTRELFAPATDVEAGGAAAGAVQLWPHRHGTDAMFAAALRRV; translated from the coding sequence GTGACCGAACGCCGACCTCCCCGCCGTGGACGTACCGCGCGCCGCCCACTGGATCCCGCCCGCCGGGCGGCCTTCGACGTGCTGCGGGCGGTCTCCGAGCGCGACGCCTACGCCAACCTCGCGTTGCCGGCCCTGCTCGCCGAGCGCCAGATCACCGGCCGGGACGCGGCTTTCGCCACGGAGTTGACGTACGGCACCTGCCGCAGCCGCGGCCTGCTCGACGCGGTGATCGTCGCGGCCGCGAACCGTCCGGTCGAGCGTATCGACCCGGTCCTGCTCGACTTGCTTCGCCTGGGGGCCTATCAGCTGTTACGTACCCGCGTCGAGCAGCACGCCGCGGTGTCGACCACCGTCGAGCAGGCGGGCATCGAATTCGATTCGGCCCGCGCCGGATTCGTCAACGGGGTGCTGCGCACCATCAGTGCCAAGGACGAAGCGGGCTGGGTGGCCGAATTGGCGCCCGCTGCGGCGGTCGACCCGGTGGGCCACCTGGCCTTCGCGCATTCACACCCGCGGTGGATCGCCCAGGCGTTCTCCGATGCGCTCGGCGCCCGAGCCGGGGAGCTGGAGGCGTTGTTGGTCAGCGACAACGAACGCCCCGGCGTGCATCTGGCGGCCCGCCCGGGCGCGCTGACCGCCGCGGAGTTGGCCACCGCGGTCGACGGGGTGGTCGGCGAATACTCGCCGTACGCCGTGCATCTGGCCGGTGGCGATCCGGGCCGGCTCGACGCGATCCGTGCCGGGCAGGCCCTGGTGCAGGACGAGGGCAGTCAGCTGGTGGCCCGCGCGGTGACGTCGGCTGCCCTCGACGGTGCCGACCAGGGTCGTTGGCTGGACCTGTGCGCCGGCCCGGGCGGAAAGACCGCCCTGCTGGCTGCGTTGGCGGCGCAGCAGGGTGCGACGGTCACCGCCGTCGAACCCGCACCGCGGCGCGCGGAGATGGTCGAGGAGAACACCCGCGGTCTGGCGGTGGAGGTCTTGCGGGTCGACGGCCGCGACACCGGACTGGAGCCCGGCTTCGATCGCGTCCTGGTCGACGCCCCCTGCACCGGGCTCGGCGCCCTGCGGCGCCGACCGGAGGCGCGCTGGCGCCGACAACCCGGCGACATTCCCGAGCTGACCAAACTGCAGCGGGAGTTGCTCGCCTCGGCGATCGCGCTCACCAGGCCCGGTGGGGTGGTGGTGTATGCGACGTGCTCACCGCATCTGGCCGAGACGGCCGGCATCGTCGCCGACGCGTTGCGCCGGCAGCCGGTGGTCGCCCTCGACACCCGCGAGTTGTTCGCGCCGGCGACCGATGTCGAGGCCGGCGGCGCGGCCGCGGGGGCGGTGCAGTTGTGGCCGCACCGGCACGGCACGGACGCGATGTTCGCCGCCGCTCTGCGGCGGGTTTGA
- a CDS encoding sugar phosphate isomerase/epimerase family protein has product MNFLRRNPPGRTAGRPSVRQVSLAPLTVLEFSPPQMVTCAAEAGYDAVGLRLIPATDAEPRHPSIGTTPMIRETRQRLDDTGLSLLDIEVLRLRPDTRVREEFGPFLETGAYLGAREVLVTGNDPDHHRLADNLAELSEFAGTFGVVPNLEPMPWTDVRDLREAASILRRCEQRQVGLLVDALHYDRTDATAADLQALAPNWIRYIQICDGTSPRPTSLDELQYQGRNARLFPGEGSIDLVAMLRSLPGVPISIEAPIQWRAPAVVRARAALRAARPVIAVADSDRVSLSA; this is encoded by the coding sequence TTGAACTTCCTGCGACGTAACCCACCGGGGCGCACCGCCGGCCGGCCCTCGGTCCGACAGGTCTCGCTGGCGCCGTTGACCGTGCTGGAGTTCAGCCCGCCGCAGATGGTCACCTGCGCGGCGGAGGCCGGCTACGACGCGGTCGGGCTGCGTCTCATTCCCGCCACCGACGCCGAGCCGCGGCACCCGAGCATCGGCACCACCCCGATGATCCGGGAGACGCGGCAGCGCCTCGACGACACCGGGCTGTCTTTGTTGGACATCGAGGTGTTGCGGCTCCGCCCGGATACCCGGGTCCGCGAGGAGTTCGGCCCCTTCCTCGAGACCGGCGCCTATCTGGGGGCGCGCGAAGTGTTGGTGACCGGAAACGACCCCGATCATCACCGGCTCGCCGACAACCTGGCCGAATTGTCGGAGTTTGCCGGCACTTTCGGCGTCGTCCCGAATCTGGAGCCGATGCCGTGGACCGATGTCCGCGATCTGCGGGAGGCCGCGTCGATCCTGCGCCGCTGCGAGCAACGGCAGGTCGGCCTGCTCGTCGACGCATTGCATTACGACCGCACCGACGCCACGGCTGCCGATCTGCAGGCGTTGGCGCCGAACTGGATCCGCTACATCCAGATCTGCGACGGCACGTCGCCGCGCCCCACCTCGTTGGACGAGCTGCAGTATCAGGGCCGCAACGCGCGCCTGTTCCCCGGCGAGGGCTCCATCGATCTGGTCGCCATGTTGCGGTCGCTGCCCGGCGTGCCGATCAGCATCGAGGCGCCCATTCAGTGGCGCGCCCCGGCCGTCGTCCGGGCCCGCGCGGCGCTGCGGGCCGCACGGCCGGTGATCGCCGTCGCTGACTCTGATCGAGTGTCGCTGTCCGCGTGA